The following proteins are encoded in a genomic region of Triticum dicoccoides isolate Atlit2015 ecotype Zavitan chromosome 1B, WEW_v2.0, whole genome shotgun sequence:
- the LOC119349916 gene encoding E3 ubiquitin-protein ligase SIS3-like: MAMRGVDFKWYDGFFLSMLATSVIIVSINWRRYRLCAHPLHIWIVVDYTTVFVFRLLMFLDNGLAAGMGLDLGWQQRYTRFCGRIVVLSVLVLLLYPFLWVWTVIGTLWFNSARSCLPEEGQKWGFLIWLLFSYCGLACIACVAVGKWLNRRHALQLRAQQGIPVSEYGVLVDMIRVPDWAFEAVGLELRGMGQDTAYHPGLYLTAAQREAVEALIQELPKFMLKAVPTDCSECPICLEEFKVGNEVRGLPCAHNFHVECIDQWLRLNVKCPRCRCSVFPNLDLSALNGIRSSSEMLQQDRPSGSSGGEAVVSRYVGPQPAQGQSYLVRLQGLLLRPVVGHHDGGEDAEGGRAVAVDGADVASGVVVVVDDGLDFDEPSGHTGLTCCAGVGFSVIAFTLKQLQ; the protein is encoded by the exons ATGGCGATGCGGGGCGTCGATTTCAAGTG GTACGACGGCTTCTTCCTCTCCATGCTCGCCACCAGCGT AATCATCGTGTCCATCAACTGGAGGAGGTACCGCCTCTGCGCCCACCCGCTCCACATATGGATCGTCGTCGACTACACCACCGTCTTCGTCTTCCGCCTCCTCATGTTCCTCGACAACGGACTCGCAGCAGGGATGGGGCT GGATCTTGGATGGCAACAGAGATATACTCGTTTCTGTGGGAGGATAGTTGTTCTCTCAGTCCTTGTTCTTCTTCTGTATCCCTTCCTGTGGGTTTGGACTGTGATAGGAACATTGTGGTTTAACAGTGCAAGGAGCTGC TTGCCAGAGGAAGGACAAAAATGGGGCTTCCTGATATGGCTGCTTTTCAGTTACTGTGGGCTCGCCTGTATTGCATGCGTGGCTGTTGGAAAG TGGCTAAACCGAAGGCATGCACTCCAACTGAGGGCACAACAGGGGATTCCGGTCTCTGAATATGGG GTTTTGGTTGACATGATCCGTGTGCCTGACTGGGCATTTGAGGCGGTCGGCTTGGAACTGAGAGGAATGGGCCAGGACACTGCATACCATCCTGGCCTTTATCTGACAGCAGCCCAG AGAGAGGCGGTGGAGGCTCTGATCCAGGAGCTCCCAAAGTTCATGCTGAAGGCGGTGCCGACGGACTGCAGCGAGTGCCCGATCTGCCTTGAGGAGTTCAAGGTGGGCAACGAGGTGCGGGGGCTCCCCTGCGCGCACAACTTCCACGTGGAGTGCATCGACCAGTGGCTGCGGCTGAACGTCAAGTGCCCGCGCTGCCGCTGCTCGGTGTTCCCCAACCTGGACCTGAGCGCGCTCAACGGCATCCGCTCCAGCAGCGAGATGCTGCAGCAGGACCGCCCCTCGGGCAGCAGCGGCGGAGAGGCGGTTGTGAGCCGGTACGTGGGGCCGCAGCCGGCGCAGGGGCAGAGCTACCTGGTGCGGCTGCAGGGCCTGCTGCTCCGGCCCGTGGTGGGGCATCACGACGGCGGTGAGGACGCCGAGGGCGGGCGAGCTGTGGCGGTTGATGGGGCTGACGTGGCgagcggcgtggtggtggtggttgatgatggGCTTGA